A stretch of the Janthinobacterium sp. B9-8 genome encodes the following:
- a CDS encoding EAL domain-containing protein → MATHATEVRVQELSRLLNAAFATPLSTGNLAQAADLLEGIRTAEGIDYIILLNNKKQIIAARGWDIAHPLPPVDKLSLEHALPTLIHAATPIEFAGEPFGELRFGISTEIMRGGVNQLLLQNAITMVVGILLSALMMGLLGVWLTRHIHRLIKAAENAAQGDYDTLAAPISHGQDEISQLTRRFNEMASLIKERVDSLVMNEEKFHTIANYTHSTELWLSPEEGQLVWINDSVTRLSGYSVNECMLLGDFPLSLTMPEERARVTETLKQALEHRTVIQDFEFRAVRRDGQPFWASVSWQPIYDSFNNYLGLRASIRDNSELKEDRLSLRKAVIELRQIQSLGQSYLSRAESERARLTALLSAMRFGVLFVDNENRVVFHNPAFCDLWGLGPGNQLPGKPIGQILQIAENRPALGDIIANYLEELALSDDKVDFGELSMNDGRVITQHGFRVLDSQGTANGRMWIYEDVTQQREISEHMIKLAERDALTGLYNRHRFQQELDRMVSEADRKQSAMALVFFDLDEFKHVNDTFGHGVGDDLLKSIAKTIGTQVRRHEVFSRLGGDEFAILVPDCNEFEVSKLAERIVSSISQIPFTVEGHVLRPSSSVGVALFPNHASNSLELVAHADSAMYQAKSAGKSTWRMYRQDADPSRSAITRLSWKDRITEALENNGLELHFQGIYYPKTRKLAHLEALVRMKDLQKPDEIIMPGLFIPHAEKTGKIIDIDRWVIRSTIELLGKKANIPSIAINISGRSFDEPEMPEYISQQLKLHKVNPARLLVELTETAAVSDIRDAERFIDALRATGCTVCLDDFGTGFASFAYLKQLKADVLKIDGFFIKDLISDHDSQVFVRGMVSMAHEMGKTTIAEFVENEAIFNMLIELGIDQVQGYYLDKPMRDHPGLNII, encoded by the coding sequence ATGGCCACCCATGCCACAGAAGTGCGTGTTCAGGAATTATCTAGGCTGCTCAATGCTGCATTTGCCACACCTCTTTCAACCGGCAATCTGGCGCAGGCAGCTGATTTATTAGAAGGAATTCGCACCGCCGAAGGCATTGATTACATTATTTTACTGAATAATAAAAAACAAATTATCGCCGCAAGAGGCTGGGATATTGCGCACCCTCTTCCACCTGTAGATAAGCTATCACTGGAACACGCCCTTCCTACCCTCATTCATGCCGCCACACCGATTGAATTTGCTGGTGAGCCCTTTGGCGAATTACGCTTTGGGATCTCCACAGAAATTATGCGCGGCGGTGTAAATCAATTACTACTGCAAAACGCCATCACCATGGTGGTCGGCATTTTATTATCTGCCCTGATGATGGGGCTGTTAGGCGTTTGGCTCACCCGGCATATTCACCGTTTAATTAAAGCCGCAGAAAACGCCGCGCAAGGTGATTACGACACGCTTGCAGCTCCTATCTCCCATGGTCAGGATGAGATCAGCCAGCTCACCCGCCGCTTTAATGAAATGGCCAGCCTCATTAAAGAGCGTGTCGATTCTCTGGTCATGAACGAAGAAAAATTTCATACCATTGCCAACTACACGCATAGCACCGAGCTATGGCTATCCCCGGAAGAAGGTCAACTGGTCTGGATTAATGACTCAGTGACGCGGCTTTCCGGTTATTCAGTCAATGAATGCATGCTGCTTGGCGATTTTCCCTTATCGCTCACCATGCCTGAAGAGCGCGCCCGCGTAACAGAAACGCTCAAACAAGCACTAGAGCATCGCACCGTGATTCAAGATTTTGAATTTCGCGCGGTTCGCCGCGATGGTCAGCCTTTCTGGGCCTCGGTTTCATGGCAGCCCATTTACGACTCTTTCAATAACTACCTGGGTTTACGCGCCAGTATCCGAGATAACAGCGAGTTAAAAGAAGATCGGCTTTCACTGCGCAAAGCGGTGATCGAGCTACGGCAAATCCAATCCTTGGGCCAAAGCTATTTATCACGCGCCGAATCTGAACGCGCCCGCCTCACGGCCCTGCTCTCAGCCATGCGCTTTGGCGTGCTGTTTGTGGATAACGAAAACCGCGTGGTCTTTCACAACCCCGCATTCTGTGATTTATGGGGCTTGGGGCCAGGCAATCAACTACCGGGCAAGCCAATAGGCCAGATTCTACAAATCGCCGAAAATCGTCCTGCACTGGGCGATATCATTGCCAACTACCTTGAAGAGCTGGCGCTATCAGACGATAAAGTCGATTTTGGCGAGCTATCCATGAACGATGGCCGTGTCATTACCCAGCATGGCTTCAGGGTATTGGATAGTCAGGGCACAGCCAATGGGCGGATGTGGATTTACGAAGATGTGACGCAGCAGCGTGAAATCTCCGAACATATGATCAAGCTGGCAGAGCGCGATGCCCTCACCGGCCTCTATAACCGCCATCGCTTTCAGCAGGAGCTAGATCGCATGGTGTCTGAAGCCGATCGCAAACAAAGCGCCATGGCGTTGGTTTTCTTTGATCTGGACGAGTTTAAACATGTAAACGACACCTTTGGCCATGGCGTAGGCGATGATTTACTCAAAAGCATAGCCAAAACCATAGGCACCCAAGTGCGCCGCCATGAAGTATTTTCACGCCTTGGCGGTGATGAATTTGCGATTTTAGTGCCCGATTGCAATGAGTTTGAAGTGAGCAAACTGGCCGAGCGCATTGTCAGCTCGATCTCGCAAATTCCATTTACAGTAGAAGGCCATGTATTGCGCCCTTCTTCATCGGTTGGCGTAGCCTTGTTTCCAAATCACGCCAGCAACTCGCTGGAGCTGGTTGCCCACGCCGATTCAGCTATGTATCAAGCTAAATCGGCAGGTAAATCCACTTGGCGTATGTATCGTCAGGATGCCGATCCATCCCGATCAGCCATTACCCGCCTTTCCTGGAAAGACCGGATTACCGAGGCGCTGGAAAACAACGGCTTAGAGCTACATTTCCAAGGTATTTACTACCCGAAAACCCGTAAACTAGCGCACTTAGAAGCACTGGTGCGAATGAAAGATTTGCAAAAACCTGATGAAATCATTATGCCGGGGCTATTTATTCCCCATGCTGAAAAGACCGGCAAAATTATTGATATTGATCGCTGGGTGATTCGCAGCACGATTGAATTACTGGGCAAAAAAGCCAATATTCCATCTATTGCCATCAATATCTCCGGCCGATCTTTTGACGAGCCAGAAATGCCGGAATATATCAGCCAGCAGCTCAAACTACATAAAGTAAATCCGGCCAGATTATTGGTTGAGTTAACCGAAACGGCGGCTGTTTCTGATATTCGCGATGCAGAGCGCTTTATTGATGCACTGCGTGCCACAGGCTGCACCGTGTGCCTCGATGACTTTGGTACAGGCTTTGCCTCTTTTGCCTATTTAAAACAACTAAAAGCTGACGTACTTAAAATTGACGGCTTCTTTATCAAAGACTTAATCAGCGATCACGACAGCCAAGTCTTTGTACGCGGCATGGTCAGCATGGCCCATGAAATGGGTAAAACAACGATTGCCGAGTTTGTAGAAAATGAAGCCATTTTTAATATGTTGATCGAGCTGGGAATTGATCAGGTACAGGGCTATTACCTTGATAAACCCATGAGAGATCATCCGGGCTTGAATATTATTTAA
- the argB gene encoding acetylglutamate kinase yields the protein MQFFYEPPKPDRLLAFGHAMTTITPQEKAEILSEALPYIQRFFDKTIVIKYGGNAMTEPELKEGFASDVVLLKLVGMNPVVVHGGGPQINELLDRIGKKGEFIQGMRVTDAETMDVVEMVLGGHVNKEIVSLINKHGGKAVGLTGQDGHFIKARKMYLKDSSDELLDIGQVGEIESIDPTIVAHLDAGDFIPVIAPIGVDRNGESYNINADLVAGKLAEVLHAEKLIMMTNTPGVLDKEGNLLTKLSAKRIDELFADGTISGGMLPKISSALDAAKSGVNAVHIIDGRVKHALLLEVLTEQGVGTMIRAK from the coding sequence ATGCAATTTTTCTATGAGCCGCCTAAGCCCGACAGGCTGCTAGCTTTTGGACACGCCATGACCACAATTACTCCGCAAGAAAAAGCCGAAATTCTCTCGGAAGCCTTGCCTTACATTCAGCGTTTTTTTGATAAGACCATCGTCATCAAATACGGTGGTAATGCAATGACCGAACCTGAGCTAAAAGAAGGGTTTGCCAGTGATGTGGTGCTGCTTAAATTAGTTGGGATGAACCCCGTTGTTGTGCACGGTGGTGGCCCGCAAATTAATGAATTGCTCGATCGTATCGGCAAAAAAGGCGAGTTTATCCAAGGCATGCGTGTGACTGATGCCGAAACCATGGATGTGGTAGAAATGGTTTTGGGTGGTCATGTGAACAAGGAAATCGTTTCCCTGATCAATAAGCATGGCGGTAAAGCGGTGGGCTTAACCGGCCAAGACGGGCACTTTATTAAGGCCCGTAAAATGTATCTGAAAGATAGCTCGGATGAGCTACTGGATATTGGTCAGGTGGGTGAAATTGAATCCATCGATCCAACCATCGTGGCTCACCTCGATGCGGGTGATTTTATCCCTGTAATCGCCCCGATTGGCGTGGATAGAAACGGCGAAAGTTACAATATCAATGCCGATTTAGTGGCTGGCAAGCTGGCCGAAGTGCTGCATGCTGAAAAACTGATCATGATGACCAATACGCCAGGCGTACTCGATAAGGAAGGTAATTTGCTTACGAAGCTCTCTGCCAAACGTATCGACGAGCTATTTGCCGATGGCACGATTTCGGGTGGCATGTTGCCTAAAATTTCATCAGCGCTGGATGCCGCCAAGAGCGGTGTGAACGCTGTGCATATTATTGATGGCCGTGTAAAACACGCGCTGCTGCTGGAAGTACTGACCGAGCAGGGCGTGGGCACGATGATTCGTGCTAAGTAA
- a CDS encoding M3 family metallopeptidase, with translation MEAARQLFEALNRDYLAVHKTKENLFWDTYMAVSDDHDGFAKAEEAYKNFISDPVKLAEVRDALARLNTEEAAELKHGLQGWLALFESNIIDSDEARTLMSQLIAQEAALFAKKRDYVQTHINEKGEREEATQGMLSTNMATNPSEAARKSSFDAMAALEHWVLENGFLDIVKQRNAFARAQGFPDYFAYKVRKNEQMSVEELFAILDDFELRTREANQRGLQELAQQHGKGALLPWNFRYTVSGDVARQMDPYLPFAKGLERWVESFRKLGIAYRGATMQLDLLERKGKYQNGFCHGPIPSFFAADGSWVAGQINFTSDAKPDQVGSGARAIKTLFHEGGHAAHFANVAQNSPCFSQEFSPTSMAYAETQSMFCDSLLEDADWLKRYAKNAAGEAVPDALIKARIEKTQPFAALNERNILVVPYFERALYLLSDSDLTAENALALAREFEMKILGFEQAGRPLLAIPHLLNQESAAAYHGYLLANMAVYQTRAFFEREYGYLTDNPEIGPLLAKHYWVPGNSINHNATLISLTGEAFNAKYLADSCNQTVEAAWANAQMQISAAASRAYLESPLKNLDAHIRIVHGAELLADNTQSDAQMFADFERVVSERYGV, from the coding sequence TTGGAAGCAGCACGTCAGCTATTTGAAGCACTTAACCGCGATTATCTTGCCGTTCATAAAACCAAAGAAAATTTGTTTTGGGATACCTATATGGCCGTTTCTGACGATCATGATGGCTTTGCCAAGGCAGAAGAAGCGTATAAGAACTTTATTTCTGATCCAGTAAAGCTGGCAGAGGTGCGCGATGCGCTGGCGCGTTTAAATACAGAGGAAGCTGCCGAGCTTAAGCATGGCTTGCAAGGTTGGCTGGCGCTGTTTGAAAGCAATATTATTGATAGCGATGAAGCGCGCACTTTAATGAGCCAGTTAATTGCTCAGGAAGCTGCCTTATTTGCTAAAAAGCGCGATTATGTGCAAACGCATATCAATGAAAAAGGCGAGCGCGAAGAAGCCACCCAAGGCATGTTGTCGACCAATATGGCGACCAACCCCTCTGAGGCGGCGCGTAAAAGCTCGTTTGATGCGATGGCTGCCCTTGAGCATTGGGTGCTGGAAAACGGCTTTTTAGATATTGTGAAGCAGCGTAATGCCTTTGCTCGCGCTCAGGGTTTTCCTGATTATTTTGCGTATAAAGTGCGTAAAAATGAGCAAATGTCGGTCGAAGAATTATTCGCTATTTTGGATGATTTTGAGCTGCGCACTCGTGAAGCCAATCAACGTGGCTTACAGGAGCTAGCACAGCAGCATGGTAAAGGCGCGCTACTGCCATGGAATTTTCGCTATACAGTGAGCGGTGATGTAGCCCGCCAGATGGATCCATACCTTCCTTTTGCGAAAGGGCTTGAGCGCTGGGTAGAAAGCTTTCGCAAGCTGGGCATCGCCTATCGCGGCGCGACCATGCAGCTGGATTTACTGGAGCGTAAGGGCAAGTATCAGAATGGCTTTTGTCACGGCCCGATTCCTTCCTTTTTTGCCGCAGACGGCAGCTGGGTAGCCGGGCAGATTAACTTTACTTCAGATGCCAAGCCCGATCAGGTGGGCAGCGGCGCACGCGCGATCAAAACGCTGTTTCACGAAGGTGGCCACGCGGCGCACTTTGCCAATGTGGCGCAGAATTCGCCTTGTTTCTCGCAAGAATTTTCACCGACTTCGATGGCCTATGCCGAAACGCAATCGATGTTTTGCGATAGCTTGTTGGAAGACGCAGATTGGCTAAAGCGTTACGCTAAAAATGCGGCGGGTGAGGCCGTGCCGGATGCTTTAATTAAAGCGCGTATCGAAAAAACTCAGCCATTTGCTGCGCTGAATGAGCGCAATATTTTGGTAGTGCCCTATTTTGAGCGGGCCTTGTATCTGCTAAGCGATAGCGATCTGACTGCTGAGAATGCGCTGGCGCTGGCCCGTGAATTTGAAATGAAAATTCTGGGCTTTGAGCAGGCAGGGCGGCCACTCTTGGCGATTCCACATCTCTTAAACCAGGAATCGGCAGCGGCTTATCACGGCTACTTGCTGGCCAATATGGCGGTTTATCAGACCCGTGCATTTTTTGAGCGTGAATATGGCTATTTAACCGATAACCCGGAGATTGGCCCATTACTGGCTAAGCATTACTGGGTGCCAGGCAATAGCATTAACCACAATGCCACGTTGATCAGCCTGACTGGCGAAGCATTTAACGCTAAGTATTTAGCTGATTCCTGCAATCAAACCGTGGAAGCTGCATGGGCCAATGCACAAATGCAAATCAGCGCGGCTGCAAGCCGAGCCTATCTAGAATCACCATTAAAAAATCTGGATGCGCATATTCGTATCGTGCACGGTGCTGAGCTGTTGGCAGATAACACGCAATCAGATGCGCAAATGTTTGCCGACTTTGAGCGGGTAGTGAGCGAGCGTTACGGGGTTTAG
- the argA gene encoding amino-acid N-acetyltransferase, which yields MQADEFVQSFRLAAPYIHAFRGRTFVIALGGEVVRDGKFATITHDINLLTSLGVRLVVVHGARPQIEARISERGLETRYHHGLRVTDAQTLECVIQAVGQVRVEIESWLSMGLANSPMANADIRVSAGNFITAQPMGIRDGLDLMYTGEVRKVDTTAIRYRLDDGELVLLSTLGYSPTGEVFNVPLEDVATSAAIALRADKLIFLLGQQGVEDLAGELLTELTALQADQFLSTHPHPHEDIRLYLPCAIKSVRSGVARAHLVSHHVDGALLKELFTHDGIGTMISRDSLETMREATIDDVGGVLALIEPLEDDGVLVKRGRELLEREIHRYSVLEHDSKIVGCVAMYPFPKSHMAEMACLVIHPDYRDANRGEQLLKHIEQHAKSLGVRELFVLTTRTAHWFVERGFALATVDALPIERKQLYNYQRRSKVFIKQLRN from the coding sequence ATGCAAGCCGATGAGTTCGTCCAGTCATTTCGCCTGGCCGCCCCCTATATCCATGCCTTCCGTGGCCGCACATTTGTGATTGCTTTGGGGGGAGAAGTCGTTCGAGACGGCAAATTTGCCACCATTACCCATGACATCAATTTACTCACCAGCCTAGGTGTACGCTTGGTTGTGGTGCATGGCGCACGCCCGCAAATTGAAGCACGTATCTCTGAGCGAGGCTTAGAAACACGCTATCACCACGGCTTACGAGTCACCGACGCACAAACGTTGGAATGCGTCATTCAAGCAGTAGGTCAAGTAAGAGTGGAAATTGAATCATGGCTCTCTATGGGTCTGGCAAACTCGCCCATGGCCAATGCAGACATCCGGGTTTCTGCCGGCAACTTTATTACCGCGCAGCCTATGGGTATTCGCGATGGCTTAGATCTGATGTACACCGGTGAAGTACGCAAGGTAGACACCACCGCCATCCGCTATCGCCTGGACGATGGCGAGCTGGTTCTGCTATCTACGCTGGGCTACTCACCGACAGGTGAAGTCTTTAATGTGCCGCTAGAAGACGTGGCCACCAGTGCGGCTATTGCTTTGCGAGCCGATAAGCTGATTTTTTTATTAGGCCAGCAAGGTGTAGAAGACTTAGCGGGCGAGCTGCTAACCGAGCTAACGGCCCTGCAAGCCGATCAATTTTTGAGTACACATCCGCACCCACACGAAGATATCCGCCTTTATCTGCCTTGTGCCATTAAATCGGTGCGTAGCGGTGTGGCGCGAGCGCATTTGGTCAGCCATCATGTAGATGGAGCCCTGCTCAAAGAGCTATTTACCCATGATGGGATAGGCACCATGATCTCGAGGGATTCGCTCGAAACCATGCGTGAAGCCACAATTGATGATGTGGGCGGCGTATTGGCGCTGATTGAGCCACTGGAAGACGATGGTGTGCTGGTAAAGCGTGGCCGGGAGTTGCTGGAGCGGGAAATCCACCGCTACTCTGTGCTTGAGCACGACAGCAAAATCGTGGGCTGTGTGGCCATGTACCCTTTCCCCAAAAGCCATATGGCAGAAATGGCCTGTCTGGTGATTCATCCCGACTATCGTGATGCCAACCGAGGCGAGCAATTACTTAAACATATTGAACAGCACGCCAAAAGCCTTGGGGTGCGCGAGCTATTTGTGCTGACCACACGTACCGCTCATTGGTTTGTAGAAAGAGGCTTTGCACTGGCTACGGTCGATGCATTACCAATTGAAAGAAAGCAGCTCTACAATTACCAAAGACGCTCTAAAGTATTTATTAAGCAACTACGCAACTAA
- a CDS encoding CBS domain-containing protein: MKTARQLLAEKAIDNILSVTPQASVYQALQVLAEKNIGALLVMEENHLVGIFSERDYARKVILMGKTSAGTPVSEIMTRKLLCVPPSATIDECMAIMSEKRIRHLPVLDGDKVLGVLSIGDLVREIIEEQKFTIAQLEHYIHS, from the coding sequence ATGAAAACAGCACGCCAGCTGCTCGCAGAAAAAGCTATAGATAATATTTTGTCAGTTACTCCGCAAGCTTCGGTTTATCAGGCTTTACAGGTGCTTGCAGAAAAAAATATTGGTGCATTGCTGGTGATGGAAGAAAACCACTTGGTTGGGATTTTTTCAGAGCGTGATTACGCCAGAAAAGTGATTTTGATGGGTAAGACTTCGGCAGGAACGCCGGTATCAGAAATCATGACGCGTAAATTACTCTGTGTGCCGCCATCGGCTACCATTGATGAATGTATGGCTATCATGAGCGAAAAACGCATTCGCCATTTGCCGGTTTTAGACGGTGATAAAGTATTAGGTGTGTTATCGATTGGCGATTTGGTGCGGGAAATTATCGAAGAACAAAAATTCACGATTGCCCAGCTAGAACACTATATCCATTCCTGA
- a CDS encoding TetR/AcrR family transcriptional regulator yields the protein MAEIWANQVILQPTDAKTGRLLRLEQNSNSLEPDRALFLTKMDSRRIINEYLFINCRFIMLCKRWTRRKEARPQEILEAALGLFVSKGFAATKMADIAKAAGVTSGTPYIYFAGKEEIFEAVMREILLPQLTIGHELLASFQGSSADLLRVMLQTWWQAMGESQLSAFPKLMIAEGSNFPQIAKIYQEEFVVPGNKILRHILERGVASGEFRVADIDYAIEVISAPIIVAMLMKHSLINCLPEALDPERFLNTTLDLLLNGLMASPKDKAHE from the coding sequence ATGGCTGAAATATGGGCCAATCAAGTTATTTTGCAGCCGACTGATGCAAAGACCGGCAGGCTGCTAAGGCTCGAGCAGAATTCTAACAGTCTCGAGCCTGACCGCGCTTTATTTTTGACAAAAATGGACAGCCGCAGAATAATAAATGAATATTTATTTATTAATTGTAGGTTCATCATGTTGTGCAAACGCTGGACCCGAAGAAAAGAAGCACGGCCACAGGAAATTTTAGAGGCTGCGCTGGGCTTATTTGTAAGTAAAGGCTTTGCCGCCACCAAGATGGCCGACATCGCCAAAGCTGCCGGAGTAACAAGCGGCACGCCATATATTTACTTTGCTGGTAAAGAAGAGATATTCGAAGCGGTGATGCGTGAGATATTATTACCGCAGCTTACTATTGGCCATGAGTTACTTGCAAGTTTTCAAGGCAGCTCGGCTGATTTACTACGGGTCATGCTTCAAACATGGTGGCAGGCGATGGGGGAAAGTCAGCTGTCTGCTTTTCCCAAACTGATGATTGCCGAGGGTAGTAACTTTCCCCAGATTGCAAAAATTTATCAGGAAGAGTTTGTTGTACCTGGCAATAAAATTCTTAGGCATATTTTAGAAAGGGGGGTCGCTAGCGGCGAATTCAGAGTGGCCGATATCGATTACGCCATTGAGGTGATTTCTGCCCCGATTATTGTCGCCATGCTGATGAAGCACTCACTGATCAACTGCCTGCCTGAAGCTTTAGATCCTGAAAGATTTCTGAACACCACCCTTGATCTCCTCCTTAACGGCCTGATGGCCTCACCCAAGGACAAAGCACATGAATAA
- a CDS encoding LysE family translocator, with translation MSMTIWLTFIATTFFISATPGPNMLLMLSHGTRYGWQATLATMSGALAGLGLLFALSAFGMATILATSATLFLIFKLVGALYLIYLGWQCFKAGSHLEMPNATADSAARRFRLGLTVALSNPKAILFAGAFLPQFINTTQPQAGQWAILLGSFFIIEAGWQVAYAAGGAKLGNWLQGPNRIKRFNQGCGAAFFTVGGLLATAQR, from the coding sequence ATGAGCATGACCATCTGGTTAACCTTTATTGCCACCACCTTTTTTATTTCTGCTACTCCCGGCCCCAATATGCTGCTGATGCTATCGCACGGCACGCGCTATGGCTGGCAGGCGACGCTCGCCACCATGAGCGGCGCACTGGCTGGCTTGGGCTTATTGTTTGCGCTATCGGCCTTTGGCATGGCAACCATCCTCGCCACATCCGCCACGCTATTTTTGATTTTTAAATTAGTCGGTGCGCTGTATTTAATTTATTTAGGCTGGCAATGCTTTAAAGCGGGGAGTCATTTAGAAATGCCCAATGCCACCGCTGATTCGGCAGCAAGGCGTTTTCGCCTAGGGCTCACTGTGGCGCTATCAAACCCCAAAGCAATTTTATTTGCGGGCGCTTTCTTGCCGCAATTTATCAACACAACGCAGCCGCAAGCAGGGCAATGGGCGATTTTGCTAGGTAGTTTTTTTATAATCGAAGCAGGCTGGCAAGTTGCCTACGCGGCAGGTGGCGCGAAGCTAGGCAACTGGCTACAAGGCCCGAACCGCATCAAACGCTTTAACCAAGGCTGCGGCGCGGCCTTCTTTACGGTAGGTGGATTATTGGCAACGGCGCAGCGTTGA
- a CDS encoding efflux RND transporter periplasmic adaptor subunit: MNKAIPLLLISAALLSACKEEAKPQEEVRPVRTITLATNAANSHAEFSGELHARQESALGFRIPGKLISRLVDIGAEVKTGTPLAKIDAQDMVLNAAAAKAQTESALSQLNQLKLDLTRAQELLAKKFVSQADVDRRQTAVIAAQKQLVQAQSQQQLAQNQAGYTTLLATSDGVITATLAEPGQVLAAGQPVVQLAKAGEVEVFVDLPEARSGDLKPGQKTEISLWALPGKTFSGKVREVSPAADPVSRTYRAKVTLEKPSDEIRLGMSATVKSSQTSNTESSTTLPLTAIYGKAKEQRVWLVEGNRVKSKVINAQIDAQAKNGEQVQVKGLKAGDVVVTAGVHLLREGQAVKLLAAQGE; encoded by the coding sequence ATGAATAAAGCGATTCCCCTGCTATTAATCAGCGCAGCATTACTAAGCGCTTGCAAGGAAGAAGCCAAGCCTCAAGAAGAAGTTCGTCCGGTGCGCACCATCACTCTTGCTACTAACGCAGCCAATAGCCATGCCGAATTCTCCGGCGAGCTGCACGCCCGTCAGGAAAGTGCCTTGGGGTTTAGGATTCCAGGCAAGCTCATTAGCCGCTTGGTGGATATTGGTGCAGAAGTTAAAACCGGCACGCCGCTAGCCAAAATTGATGCGCAAGATATGGTGCTCAATGCCGCAGCCGCCAAAGCTCAAACCGAATCAGCACTCAGCCAGCTTAATCAGCTCAAGCTGGATCTCACCCGCGCCCAAGAGCTGCTTGCTAAAAAGTTTGTTAGCCAAGCCGATGTAGATCGCCGCCAGACCGCCGTCATTGCTGCGCAAAAACAATTGGTTCAAGCACAGTCCCAGCAGCAGCTTGCGCAAAATCAGGCGGGCTATACCACCCTCTTAGCGACCAGCGATGGCGTGATTACCGCTACGCTGGCCGAGCCGGGCCAGGTGCTGGCCGCCGGGCAGCCCGTTGTGCAATTAGCCAAAGCCGGTGAAGTAGAAGTCTTTGTAGATTTGCCAGAAGCCCGCAGTGGCGATTTAAAACCCGGCCAAAAAACAGAAATCAGCCTCTGGGCACTGCCAGGCAAAACATTTAGCGGCAAGGTGCGCGAAGTTTCTCCCGCTGCCGATCCGGTCAGCCGTACTTACCGCGCCAAGGTGACTTTAGAAAAGCCCTCTGATGAGATTCGTCTGGGCATGAGCGCCACAGTAAAAAGCAGCCAGACCAGCAATACCGAAAGCAGCACCACTCTGCCGCTTACCGCTATTTACGGCAAAGCAAAAGAGCAGCGCGTTTGGCTGGTTGAAGGCAATCGCGTGAAAAGTAAGGTGATTAATGCGCAAATTGATGCTCAGGCTAAAAACGGCGAGCAAGTGCAGGTCAAAGGTTTGAAAGCAGGCGATGTAGTCGTCACGGCAGGTGTGCATCTGTTGCGCGAAGGGCAAGCAGTCAAATTACTCGCTGCGCAAGGGGAATAA
- a CDS encoding pyrimidine 5'-nucleotidase, translated as MKPVWIFDLDNTLHNADLHAFPVINRAMTAYLSQHLQLSEQAATALRTDYWLRYGATLLGLRRHHPHINPQHFLRMTHPLNELLMAVHPMPGLAMAIRSLPGDKLLFTNGPRHYAIAMLLALGIDDCFSGVVSVEDVDLIPKPQIAAYRKLLARFKLDPRRCILVEDTLANLKTAKQLGMKTVWMNPRSYGAGVVDLSITKLGDIAKRGRWLYAGK; from the coding sequence ATGAAACCAGTCTGGATTTTTGATCTCGATAACACCTTGCATAATGCAGACTTACATGCTTTTCCGGTGATTAACCGGGCAATGACGGCTTATCTTTCCCAGCATTTACAGCTCAGCGAACAGGCCGCCACGGCTCTGCGTACCGATTACTGGTTGCGTTATGGCGCAACGCTGCTTGGATTGCGCCGCCACCATCCGCACATTAACCCTCAGCATTTCTTGCGGATGACGCATCCTTTGAACGAGTTGTTGATGGCTGTTCACCCCATGCCAGGCTTGGCTATGGCGATTCGTAGCTTACCGGGCGATAAATTACTTTTCACCAATGGCCCGCGCCATTACGCGATTGCCATGTTGCTGGCGCTGGGAATTGACGATTGCTTCAGTGGCGTGGTGAGCGTAGAAGATGTTGATCTGATTCCCAAGCCACAGATTGCGGCTTATCGCAAGCTCTTGGCGCGGTTTAAGCTTGATCCGCGCCGCTGCATTTTAGTGGAAGACACCTTGGCTAATTTAAAAACGGCTAAGCAGCTGGGAATGAAAACGGTCTGGATGAATCCACGCAGCTACGGGGCCGGGGTGGTTGATTTAAGCATCACTAAACTGGGCGATATTGCCAAGCGTGGGCGATGGCTCTATGCGGGAAAATGA